The sequence CCCGTAGGCCGATTTGCTTCGCGACGCCGTCCAGGGCGGCGCGCGTGGCGGCAGCCGGGTCATCGACCGGGATCCGCTCGTACTTCATCCGCAGGCGCATCACGACGTCGGCGATCCACAACGGATCGGTGATCAGCTCCATCGTCCCGGTCAGCTGGACCGCCCGCAGCTTGGAGTAGTCGTCGCCGTCCTCGGCCAGGCACACCACGCGGGGATCGCGGCGTAGGTTGGCCACCTTCTGGGAGGTGGCGTAGGTCAACATCCGGATCTCGCCGCGGGGAGCGCCAGCGCTGACGCCTTCGGGTCCACCAAGGTGTTCATTCCCGGCGGGAACGCACGGGGGGCAGTCGTCAGACAACGCTGGGAGGATCCGCACCGGCGGCTGTCGGCGCTGTTGCCGGCTCACGGGATTGACGTGCCCCGCCAACCGGTCGGGTTTGGGTAAGGTCCGTCGAATGATCTTCAGGAACGCCTGCGGCTGGCGGGGCTTGCCGTGAGGATGGTCAGCCGAAGAGGGCGGCGGGGATGTCGGCGTAGAAGAGGGCGGGATCGCGGGAGAGCGAGGCCTTGACGTTGGCGGTGGGACTGTCGGCGATGACTTCCAGCTTGCCCGCTTCCAAGCCGTCCAGTGCCATGGTGACCACCTCGTGGGGTGGGAGTTTAGGGATGTCGTAGGCGGCCATCATGTCGGTGTCGGCTATGGCCAGGGCCAAGGCGGTGACCTGGGTTTTCTGGTCGGCCAGCTCGAGCCTGATGCCGTTGGTGAGAGACCACTCCGCAGCCTTGGAGGCGGCGTAGCCGTTGCTGGCGGGGGCGAAGGCGTACCAGCTCAGGGCTGAGATGACGTTGAGAATGGCGCCCCCGGCAAGCCTGGGGGCGAAGGCGCGGGTGACGTTGAGGGTGCCCCAGAAGTTGGTGTCGAATTCGCGGCGGACGTTTTCCGTAGAGGGCCCGAGCAGGGGCGCGTTTGTGGAGATGCCAGCATTGTTGATGAGAACATCAAGGTCGCCCACCTCGGCCGCCGCGGCGTCGACGGATGTCGGGTCGGTGATGTCCAGCTGGAGGGCGACGACGCCAGGGATGTTGATGCGGTCAGGGCGGCGGGCGGTGGCGTAGACGGTGGTGGCGCCGCGGGCGAGGAGAGCCTCGGCAAAGGCCTTGCCGAGCCCACGGTTGGCGCCTGTTACGAGGGCTTTCTTGCCGTTGATCTGCATGCCGCCAGGCTAAAACCTAACGTTGGCGTTAGAGGCAAGTATTGCGAAGTAAGTCACTGTGCGGATCGAGGGTCCGGCGACCCAGACGCGGGTCAGTGTTCGCGCGCGTGCTGGCCGGGACACCGGGGGCGAGGCCGGGGCGCGGACGCTGGCCCGCGAGATCGCCCGCAACGGGGCGATCGGCGCCACCGCCCATACACACAGGCCACCGCCCTCAACGGCGACCCGATCACCTGACCAGCGCGGATCAGGAAGGCCGCAGCCCGGCGAAGAGTGCGTCGAGGACCCGGTCCACATACTCGTGGGTCAGCGGTTCCTGAGTGATCAGCAGTTGGAAGTACAGCGGCCCAGACAGGATCGCCATCGCCAGTTCCAGGTCGAAGTCGGGTGCCACCTGACCCTGGTCGCGGGCCGCCTTGAGCCGGGCGACGGTCTTGTCCGCCTGCGGGGCGATAAAGCGCTCGTTCAGCGTGACGGCGACCTGGCGATCATGCTGGGCCTCGCCTACCAAGGCCTGGAACAGCGGGCCGAAGGGCGGCCCACCGAGCAGGTCCACGGCCGCGTAGATCTGCGCCCGCAGATCAGCGGCGATGTCGCCGGTGTCGGGATAGTCCAGGCTGGACTCGTTCAGCGACAGCAGCGAGTCGAGTAGCAAGGCTCCTTTGGATGACCAGCGGCGGTAGATCGTGTGCTTTCCGACGCCGGCGCGGGCCGCGACCGCTTCGATGCTCAGCCTGGCGTAGCCGATCTCCCGGCCCAGCTCCAGCGTGGTCAGCATGATGGCTTCGGTTCGCTCGGCGCCACGGCGGCGGGGTGCGTCGGTCATTCCGACACCTTAACGGTACGGCACGTGCCGTACTTGACTCGGAGAGGCCTCCCCGGCATGATCCTATCGGAACGGCCCGTGCCGTTCCGACGAGGAGAGACTGCGATGCCCGTTCCCGCCGACCCCACCGCGCTGCACCCGATGCCGGACCAACCGCGGGTGGTGCTGCTGAAACCGCTGATCACCTCGCCACTGATCGAAGCCGGAGAGTTCTCCTACTACGACGACCCGGATGATCCAACCGCGTTCGAGACTCGCAACGTGCTCTACCACTACGGGCCCGAGAAGCTCGTCATCGGTAAGTTCTGTGCACTGGGCGAAGGCGTGCGGTTCATAATGAACGGCGCAAACCACCGCCTCGACGGCCCGTCGACGTTCCCCTTCCCGATCATGGGTGGTTCCTGGGCCGAGCACTTCGACCTCATCACCGGTCTGCCGGGGCGAGGCGACACCGTCGTGGGCAACGACGTCTGGCTGGGCTACCGAGCCATGGTGATGCCGGGTGTCCATATCGGCCATGGAGCAATCATCGCGTCGGGCGCCGTCGTGGTCGACGACGTCCCCGACTACGGCATCGTCGGCGGCAACCCGGCCCGGCTGCTACGCCGCCGCTACAGCGACGCCGACATCGACCGGCTCCTCGCCGTAGCCTGGTGGGACTGGCCGTTCGAGCGCATCACCGAGCACGTCCGCACGATCATGTCCGGCAGCATCGACGACCTGGACAGGTGCGCATGAAGCACACCGATGTGATCATTGTGGGTGCCGGCCCGACCGGTCTCCTGCTGGCCGCCGAGCTGCGCCTTGCCGGTGTCCGGCCGCTGGTCCTGGAACGGCAACCAGGGCGCCGGGACACCCCGAAAGCCGGCGGTCTCGGCGGGCAGATCCTGGAGTTGCTGCGCTAGCGAGGGCTGCTCGACCGCTTCGAGGCAGCCTGCACCGGCCCGGTCCCGGCGCCCCGCTTCCCGTTCGGAGGGGTGCATCTTGACTTCACCCGGCTGGCCGATCCGCCGCTGCACGCCCTGCCGCTTCCACAGCAGCAACTCGAGAAGCTGCTCGACGAACACGCCTGTGACCTCGGAGCCGACATCCGCCGCGGGCACCACGTACCGCGAACTAGGTAGTTCTTGCCGATGTGTAGCGGTTGCCGTCTTGGCACGATCGCATCTGCCGGGTGTGGATCTAGCGGCTCGCTCTCATGCCCGGCGATCCGATGGTCAGTGACCGCAGAGAGGCTTCACGATGGAGAACATTACGGACACCGACGAGGCCGGCATTGACGTGTCGGCCCCGGTGGTCAGCCGCCACAGCGTCACGGTGACCGCGTCGGCGGAAGCCGTGTGGCGGATCCTCACCGACATCGACGCATGGACAACCTGGCTGCCAGAAATCCCGTACGCACGCGTGGAAACACCCGGTCCGCTCGCCCCGGGCTCCGTGTTCCGCTGGTCGGCCGCGGGCATGGAGATCGAGTCGACGATCGTTCAGGTACGACCGCGGGAACGCCTCGTGTGGCGGGGATACGGTGACGGACCGGACGGGGTCCTCGGCGTCCACGTCTGGGCGCTCACTCCGGCCGGCGACGGTGTGGAGGTGTCGACCGAGGAGTCCTTCGCCGGCCCGCCTGTCGATGCCGACCCTGGGCCTTTCCAGGAGGGCCTCGACACGACCCTCGCCATGTGGCTGGAACGACTCAAGGGCACCGCCGAGGCGGTGACCGCCTCGTGAAGAATCGAGTATTTGCCGTCGCGACGGCAGTGGTCGTGGCCGGCCTCGTGGGCACCGCAGGTGCGCCGGCTCGGGCCGAGGTCAGGCGCGATGTCGGCTCCGACCACGCGACGGTGCGATGTGCGGGAAGGACTGTCGACACCGCGGCGAAGATTCGCTATCGGACGGAGACGACGATCGACGCTCCGCTGCGAACCATCTGGAAGATCCAGACCGACGTGGAACGCTGGCCGTCGTGGCAGAAGCCGGTCTCCTCCAGCAAGCGGCTCGATCGTGGACCACTGCGTCCCGGATCGTCGTTTCGATGGACGACACCGGTCCTCGAGACCGCGCTGAATCCCGCCACGACCCTCGTCGTCACGTCCACCGTCCGGCAGCTTCAGCACCAGAGGTGTCTTCGGTGGGACGGTCCGGCGGTCGGTGCAGGGCTGCGCATCGACGAGGGGGTGCACGTGTGGACCTTCACCGAGATCGGCGGCCGGGTTCTCGTGCGTACCGAGGAGACGTGGCGCGGTGACCAGGTAGAGCAGGACGTCAGTTTCTCCACCGTGGCTCTCGGGGCGGGCCTGGAGACGTGGCTGACGGAGCTGAAGACACGTGCCGAACGGGAGTGTGATCGGGCCCGGCGCTGACGTGACCCAAGGGCCCCGCCGGTCTCGTACCGGCGGGGCCCTTTCGTCGCTCGGTCGGCCCGGCTCCGTCAGCGGAGTAGTTCTCGTAGCTGCCGACGTGAGGTGATGCCCAGTTTGCGGTAGAGGTTGCGCAGGTGGGCGTCGATCGTTCGCGGGCTGACGAACAGCAGCGCGGCGACCTCCTTGGTGCCTGCGCCGGAGGCGACCTTGCGGGCGACGAGTAGTTCCCGTGCGGTCAGCCCCGCGAGCGGATCGGCGTCGTCGGTCAGGGTCGGCTCGCCGATGGCATCCAGTTCGCGGGCGGCGCGGCCGGCGAACCCGCGCGCGCCGATGGTGGAGAGCAGTTCGTGCGCGGCGCGCAGTTCCACCCGCGCCTCGGCGCGACGGCCGACCCGTCGCAGCCACTGTCCGTAGAGCAGTCGGGCACGCGCGTAGTGGACCCGCATCCTGCTCCCGGCGAACCGGCTGATCGCGGCACGGTAGTGGTCCTGCGCGCCGAGCCCCGGGTCGAGCAGCGCACACGCCAGCAGATGCGCGCCCGTCGTCCACGCGTTCGGGTTGACCCGTGCGACATCCCCGATCCAGTCAGCCGATTCCTTGGCTTCTTCGGGACGTCCGAGGTACGCGGCTGCCTCGACCAGCTCGTGGTGGAAGGCGGTGACGGCGTACGCGCCGCGCCGGTGCTGGTCCCGCACGAGCAGCAACGCGTCGAGCGCGGCCTGATGATCGCCGCTGCCGTTGCACAGCACGCTCTCCGCGTAGTGCAGCGCGGTGAAGTTCACCCCCACCCAGCCGCGCAGCTTCTCCCGGATCTCCCGGTACCGGTCGACGTCCCCGCTCCAGGCGGCAAGCATCAGGTCGGACCCGACGAGGTTGGATGTCCCGGCGGCCTCGTCGACCGCACGCGCCTCGATGATGCAGACCTGCGCGTCGGCGAAGCGGCCCACGATCGTCCGGGCTGCCGCCTGGAAGCGCAACGCATGGGGAAGGATCGCGTAGGCGCCCTGTGCCCGGGCGAGATCCACCTGACGGTCGGCGATCTCCTCCATGGCGTCGCTGTCACCGAGGTCGACGCTCAGCACGCA comes from Micromonospora vinacea and encodes:
- a CDS encoding pyridoxamine 5'-phosphate oxidase family protein, which encodes MLTYATSQKVANLRRDPRVVCLAEDGDDYSKLRAVQLTGTMELITDPLWIADVVMRLRMKYERIPVDDPAAATRAALDGVAKQIGLRVRVDRVVSWDHRKLRR
- a CDS encoding SDR family oxidoreductase, translating into MQINGKKALVTGANRGLGKAFAEALLARGATTVYATARRPDRINIPGVVALQLDITDPTSVDAAAAEVGDLDVLINNAGISTNAPLLGPSTENVRREFDTNFWGTLNVTRAFAPRLAGGAILNVISALSWYAFAPASNGYAASKAAEWSLTNGIRLELADQKTQVTALALAIADTDMMAAYDIPKLPPHEVVTMALDGLEAGKLEVIADSPTANVKASLSRDPALFYADIPAALFG
- a CDS encoding TetR/AcrR family transcriptional regulator, coding for MTDAPRRRGAERTEAIMLTTLELGREIGYARLSIEAVAARAGVGKHTIYRRWSSKGALLLDSLLSLNESSLDYPDTGDIAADLRAQIYAAVDLLGGPPFGPLFQALVGEAQHDRQVAVTLNERFIAPQADKTVARLKAARDQGQVAPDFDLELAMAILSGPLYFQLLITQEPLTHEYVDRVLDALFAGLRPS
- a CDS encoding CatB-related O-acetyltransferase, coding for MPVPADPTALHPMPDQPRVVLLKPLITSPLIEAGEFSYYDDPDDPTAFETRNVLYHYGPEKLVIGKFCALGEGVRFIMNGANHRLDGPSTFPFPIMGGSWAEHFDLITGLPGRGDTVVGNDVWLGYRAMVMPGVHIGHGAIIASGAVVVDDVPDYGIVGGNPARLLRRRYSDADIDRLLAVAWWDWPFERITEHVRTIMSGSIDDLDRCA
- a CDS encoding FAD-dependent monooxygenase is translated as MKHTDVIIVGAGPTGLLLAAELRLAGVRPLVLERQPGRRDTPKAGGLGGQILELLR
- a CDS encoding SRPBCC family protein, with the translated sequence MENITDTDEAGIDVSAPVVSRHSVTVTASAEAVWRILTDIDAWTTWLPEIPYARVETPGPLAPGSVFRWSAAGMEIESTIVQVRPRERLVWRGYGDGPDGVLGVHVWALTPAGDGVEVSTEESFAGPPVDADPGPFQEGLDTTLAMWLERLKGTAEAVTAS
- a CDS encoding SRPBCC family protein, with the translated sequence MKNRVFAVATAVVVAGLVGTAGAPARAEVRRDVGSDHATVRCAGRTVDTAAKIRYRTETTIDAPLRTIWKIQTDVERWPSWQKPVSSSKRLDRGPLRPGSSFRWTTPVLETALNPATTLVVTSTVRQLQHQRCLRWDGPAVGAGLRIDEGVHVWTFTEIGGRVLVRTEETWRGDQVEQDVSFSTVALGAGLETWLTELKTRAERECDRARR